A region from the Salvia splendens isolate huo1 chromosome 15, SspV2, whole genome shotgun sequence genome encodes:
- the LOC121768058 gene encoding probable leucine-rich repeat receptor-like protein kinase At1g35710 — translation MQLVMWAVLVMMLAFLNSASSQSEFPACSPADRAALLGFKAAIVKDTTGFLSTWTGGDCCSGGWEGVECTEGGRVNRLMLQNPDADGGVLMKGVLSPSLGSLRFLEILMITGMRRIAGRIPESFSNLTRLTQLVLDDNSLQGSIPSSLGKLRNLQTVSLSGNRFNGQIPPAFGNLRNLLQLNLAKNLLTGPVPHAVGSLKSLQSLDLSFNMLSGSIPDFLGQLQNLTYLVLTRNHFTGQIPISLCSLAQLSELSLDQNHLVGRIPAQIKNLKSVSVLRLGSNKLTGQIPESISELHSLWNLNLSRNLLTNPFPDGAFAKGLPSILAIDLSYNNLDLGAVPTWIRNRQLSDVHLAGCKLKGALPNFTKPDSLATLDLSDNYFTSGISSFLANMASLQAAKISNNLIKADVSTIRLPDQISALDLHSNHLFGSLSRILSNTTSRFMEVVDVSNNQISGSIPELVEGLNLKVLNLASNKLSGHIPNSVSNLAKLEKIDISRNQITGTIPASLGSLVKLHWLDLSINGLTGRIPDSLLGIEALRHASFRANRLCGKIPQGRPLNIFPAVAYAHNLCLCGKPLPPCKGKKKRTMGQ, via the coding sequence ATGCAGTTAGTGATGTGGGCTGTGTTGGTGATGATGCTGGCATTCTTGAATTCAGCTTCTTCACAATCAGAATTCCCAGCTTGCTCACCTGCTGACAGAGCTGCTCTTCTTGGATTCAAGGCCGCCATTGTCAAGGACACCACCGGCTTCCTGTCCACGTGGACGGGGGGCGACTGCTGCAGCGGCGGCTGGGAGGGCGTGGAGTGCACCGAGGGAGGGAGAGTCAACAGGCTGATGCTGCAGAACCCTGATGCAGATGGTGGTGTGTTAATGAAGGGagttctctctccttctctcgGTAGCTTGCGTTTCTTGGAGATATTGATGATCACCGGCATGAGGCGGATCGCAGGGAGGATTCCTGAGAGCTTCTCGAATCTCACACGCCTTACTCAGCTGGTTCTTGATGACAACTCACTGCAAGGAAGCATTCCCTCCAGCTTGGGCAAGTTGAGGAATCTTCAGACAGTTTCCTTGAGTGGGAACCGTTTTAACGGCCAGATTCCACCTGCATTTGGGAATTTGAGGAATCTCCTGCAGCTGAATCTGGCCAAGAATCTGCTGACTGGCCCTGTTCCTCATGCTGTTGGGAGTCTCAAAAGCTTGCAGTCTCTTGATCTCAGCTTCAACATGTTGTCTGGATCCATACCGGATTTTCTTGGACAGCTGCAGAATTTGACATATCTTGTGCTTACAAGGAACCATTTTACTGGGCAGATACCGATCTCTTTGTGCAGTTTAGCCCAACTATCTGAGCTGTCACTTGATCAGAATCACCTGGTTGGAAGGATTCCTGCACAAATTAAGAATCTGAAATCAGTTTCTGTATTGAGATTGGGCTCTAACAAGCTCACTGGTCAGATCCCAGAATCCATTTCTGAGCTGCACAGCTTGTGGAACCTCAACTTGTCAAGGAATCTGCTGACTAACCCTTTTCCTGATGGAGCATTTGCAAAGGGGCTTCCTTCGATTCTGGCTATCGATCTTTCTTATAACAATCTTGATTTAGGAGCTGTTCCTACTTGGATCAGAAACAGGCAGCTCTCTGATGTCCATCTAGCAGGCTGTAAGCTGAAAGGCGCGCTGCCAAACTTCACCAAGCCGGACTCCTTGGCCACGTTGGACCTATCCGACAACTATTTTACCAGTGGCATCTCGAGTTTCTTGGCAAACATGGCAAGTTTGCAGGCTGCGAAGATCTCCAACAACTTGATCAAGGCTGATGTCTCCACAATTAGGTTGCCTGACCAGATTTCAGCTCTTGATCTCCATTCAAACCACCTCTTTGGCTCTCTTTCGAGGATACTGAGCAACACAACGAGCAGATTTATGGAGGTGGTGGATGTTTCCAACAATCAAATATCTGGAAGCATCCCTGAATTGGTTGAGGGGTTGAACTTGAAGGTGCTGAACCTGGCTAGCAACAAGTTATCAGGCCATATTCCCAATTCAGTGTCAAACCTTGCGAAGCTGGAAAAAATCGACATTTCAAGAAACCAGATAACAGGCACCATCCCAGCTAGTCTGGGGTCATTGGTGAAGCTGCATTGGCTGGATTTGTCAATCAACGGGCTCACTGGAAGAATCCCTGACAGTTTGCTGGGAATCGAGGCACTGAGGCATGCAAGCTTCAGGGCAAACAGATTGTGTGGGAAGATCCCACAAGGAAGGCCATTGAACATATTCCCAGCAGTAGCATATGCTCACAACTTGTGCTTGTGTGGCAAACCCTTGCCACCCTGCAAAGGTAAAAAGAAGAGAACAATGGGCCAGTGA
- the LOC121766705 gene encoding high mobility group B protein 1-like, with amino-acid sequence MILGWDDFRKSFKEANPDYKKVATVAKEGGEKWKALSDDVSKNFISVSCGELVRRRYILIELKAEYQKASEAENEQDDSDSTENEAKDESNDSYEKEIKVEKDDITEEDVKEEEIEDDE; translated from the exons ATGATTCTTGGATG GGATGACTTCAGGAAATCATTCAAGGAAGCTAATCCTGACTACAAGAAGGTTGCCACG GTTGCAAAGGAGGGTGGTGAGAAGTGGAAAGCGCTGAGTGATGATGTAAGTAAGAATTTTATTAGTGTCAGTTGTGGTGAACTAGT GAGAAGAAGGTATATACTGATAGAGCTTAAAGCAGAGTATCAAAAGGCATCAGAGGCTGAAAATGAGCAA GATGATAGTGATTCAACTGAAAATGAGGCCAAGGATGAGTCAAATGATTCATATGAGAAAGAGATTAAGGTGGAAAAAGATGATATAACTGAGGAAGATGTCAAAGAGGAAGAAATAGAAGATGATGAATAG
- the LOC121767263 gene encoding uncharacterized protein LOC121767263 — protein sequence MSNLGKKATDDDDVEQLLRQAHDDVLLKLSVNSHTARGSAAAAIDPDLDRRFQALKKPQKLTNNRDDSLNKTATDRSKAASAVAEDDDLYSRFAALKTSLPSNSSNFTRNDVVEEQEDDEDEVEKLIRWATDAARLDPSPPSEDDDEDDSDEDEGASRGKKGKRK from the coding sequence ATGAGCAATTTGGGGAAGAAAGCGACCGACGACGATGACGTCGAGCAGCTACTGCGACAGGCCCACGACGATGTGCTTCTCAAACTCAGCGTCAACTCCCACACGGCGCGCGGCTCAGCCGCCGCCGCCATCGACCCAGATCTCGACCGCCGTTTCCAGGCCCTCAAGAAACCCCAAAAGCTCACAAATAATCGCGACGATTCTCTGAATAAAACCGCCACCGACCGCAGCAAAGCCGCCAGTGCAGTAGCGGAGGACGACGACCTGTATTCCAGATTCGCAGCCCTCAAGACCTCACTTCCGTCAAACAGCAGCAATTTTACAAGGAACGATGTGGTAGAAGAGCAAGaggatgatgaagatgaagttGAGAAGCTGATCAGGTGGGCAACTGATGCTGCAAGGCTCGATCCTTCTCCTCCatctgaagatgatgatgaagacGACAGCGATGAAGATGAAGGAGCGAGCAGAGGTAAAAAGGGCAAAAGAAAATGA
- the LOC121767262 gene encoding tRNase Z TRZ2, chloroplastic-like isoform X1 has protein sequence MILSSTVNPITKTLSAFPLKTKNQMMTLNPATSNLLNFNQFHQFPPPTLRHHLPIQSRTVNAPVQSSGVSSGGGGSGFLTAIGRAIEEEEYRKARAEVHKKSIDLDGYSIEGLSIGGHETCVIVPELKTAFDIGRCPAKAVQQNFLFITHAHLDHIGGLPMYIATRGLYSLKPPTVFVPPSIMEDVEQLINIHRNMGQVELNIDLVPLDVGETYEMRNDLVVRPFRTHHVITSQGYVIYSVRKKLRKQYTHLKGKQIEKIKKSGVEITDTILCPEVAFTGDTTSDFYLDPRSADALRAKILITEATFLDESVSAEHAREHGHTHIDEIMENAQWIRNKTVVLTHFSSRYHLEDIRQAVSKLQSKVSAKVMSLTEGFKSMHA, from the exons ATGATACTATCTTCAACAGTTAATCCGATAACAAAAACACTGTCTGCGTTCCCTCTCAAAACCAAAAACCAAATGATGACACTAAACCCAGCAACCTCAAATTTGCTCAATTTCAATCAATTTCACCAATTTCCACCACCAACCCTCAGGCATCACCTTCCAATCCAATCTCGAACCGTAAATGCGCCGGTGCAGAGCAGCGGAGTTagtagcggcggcggcggttcaGGTTTTTTGACAGCAATTGGGCGTGCAATAGAAGAAGAAGAGTACAGAAAGGCCAGGGCTGAGGTCCACAAAAAAAGCATTGACTTAGACGGATATTCGATCGAAGGGCTGTCGATTGGTGGCCACGAAACTTGCGTTATTGTGCCGGAATTGAAGACGGCTTTCGATATCGGGAGGTGCCCCGCCAAGGCTGTGCAGCAGAATTTTCTCTTCATTACACATGCTCATCTCGACCACATT GGTGGGCTGCCGATGTATATTGCAACCCGTGGTCTTTACAGCTTAAAGCCCCCTACCGTCTTTGTTCCTCCAAGCATAATGGAAGACGTAGAACAATTAATTAACATTCACAGAAACATGGGTCAGGTGGAACTAAATATTGATTTGGTTCCTCTGGATGTAG GGGAAACATATGAAATGCGGAATGATCTTGTTGTACGACCATTCAGAACGCACCATGTTATAACCAGCCAG GGTTATGTGATTTACTCAGTCAGGAAGAAACTGAGAAAACAGTACACACATTTAAAAGGAAAACAAATTGAGAAAATTAAGAAGTCTGGAGTTGAG ATCACAGATACTATATTGTGCCCTGAGGTGGCCTTCACGGGAGATACCACATCAGACTTTTACCTTGATCCACGCAGTGCTGATGCCTTGCGGGCCAAGATTCTCATAACTGAG GCTACATTTCTGGATGAAAGTGTCAGCGCTGAGCATGCACGAGAGCACGGCCATACTCATATTGATGAG ATCATGGAAAATGCACAATGGATTCGGAACAAAACCGTAGTGCTTACTCATTTCTCATCTCGCTACCATCTAGAG GACATCCGGCAAGCTGTGTCTAAATTGCAGTCGAAGGTGTCAGCTAAAGTGATGAGTCTAACAGAGGGATTCAAATCAATGCACGCTTAG
- the LOC121767262 gene encoding tRNase Z TRZ2, chloroplastic-like isoform X2 has protein sequence MILSSTVNPITKTLSAFPLKTKNQMMTLNPATSNLLNFNQFHQFPPPTLRHHLPIQSRTVNAPVQSSGVSSGGGGSGFLTAIGRAIEEEEYRKARAEVHKKSIDLDGYSIEGLSIGGHETCVIVPELKTAFDIGRCPAKAVQQNFLFITHAHLDHIGGLPMYIATRGLYSLKPPTVFVPPSIMEDVEQLINIHRNMGQVELNIDLVPLDVGETYEMRNDLVVRPFRTHHVITSQGYVIYSVRKKLRKQYTHLKGKQIEKIKKSGVEITDTILCPEVAFTGDTTSDFYLDPRSADALRAKILITEATFLDESVSAEHAREHGHTHIDEIMENAQWIRNKTVVLTHFSSRYHLEVLRMLGYVNL, from the exons ATGATACTATCTTCAACAGTTAATCCGATAACAAAAACACTGTCTGCGTTCCCTCTCAAAACCAAAAACCAAATGATGACACTAAACCCAGCAACCTCAAATTTGCTCAATTTCAATCAATTTCACCAATTTCCACCACCAACCCTCAGGCATCACCTTCCAATCCAATCTCGAACCGTAAATGCGCCGGTGCAGAGCAGCGGAGTTagtagcggcggcggcggttcaGGTTTTTTGACAGCAATTGGGCGTGCAATAGAAGAAGAAGAGTACAGAAAGGCCAGGGCTGAGGTCCACAAAAAAAGCATTGACTTAGACGGATATTCGATCGAAGGGCTGTCGATTGGTGGCCACGAAACTTGCGTTATTGTGCCGGAATTGAAGACGGCTTTCGATATCGGGAGGTGCCCCGCCAAGGCTGTGCAGCAGAATTTTCTCTTCATTACACATGCTCATCTCGACCACATT GGTGGGCTGCCGATGTATATTGCAACCCGTGGTCTTTACAGCTTAAAGCCCCCTACCGTCTTTGTTCCTCCAAGCATAATGGAAGACGTAGAACAATTAATTAACATTCACAGAAACATGGGTCAGGTGGAACTAAATATTGATTTGGTTCCTCTGGATGTAG GGGAAACATATGAAATGCGGAATGATCTTGTTGTACGACCATTCAGAACGCACCATGTTATAACCAGCCAG GGTTATGTGATTTACTCAGTCAGGAAGAAACTGAGAAAACAGTACACACATTTAAAAGGAAAACAAATTGAGAAAATTAAGAAGTCTGGAGTTGAG ATCACAGATACTATATTGTGCCCTGAGGTGGCCTTCACGGGAGATACCACATCAGACTTTTACCTTGATCCACGCAGTGCTGATGCCTTGCGGGCCAAGATTCTCATAACTGAG GCTACATTTCTGGATGAAAGTGTCAGCGCTGAGCATGCACGAGAGCACGGCCATACTCATATTGATGAG ATCATGGAAAATGCACAATGGATTCGGAACAAAACCGTAGTGCTTACTCATTTCTCATCTCGCTACCATCTAGAG GTTTTACGGATGCTTGGGTATGTTAATCTATGA